In the genome of Brachypodium distachyon strain Bd21 chromosome 3, Brachypodium_distachyon_v3.0, whole genome shotgun sequence, the window GGCGCTCCTCTTGTTTCGCCTCCTGGGCAACTTCTTGGTCTCACTAACGACGACACATGAAGATCACTCACCGTGCCGTCTTTCCTGATATGGTGGCCTGAGGCCATCGGATAAACGTGGGGTTTCATTGCTGATGGTCTTAACTTTGTCATTACAACCCTAAAATTGTCGACATTGTCACGTCGGGTGTCTTCCGCTCTATGGCGTCGCCGCGCAGTGTTTACTCGGTTCTTGATGGCCTCAAGACATGTCCTCTTCAGTCGTTCTCCTCTGCTTCTCCATTCGTCGGTCGAGGATGTCCCCTTGGCTGCTGCCACGTTTGGTCGACCCACCCTTGCCTCCGGAGTGGAGGACAGGCGCATGCCGCCTCTGCTCTGTGTCTCTGTGTGCGCAATAGGTTTGTGGGTCGGGACTCGGGACCAGACCCCAAAACATTCTTGGACCATACCCATGCTGCATATTTACTTCTCATGTACACCCGGTCCATATAAAGGATTTAATATATCACAACAATCATAAGCTACCGGTCTCTTTCTTCACGTGTTTACTGTACTATCTTCTTCAAAAACTCTGTACGGTCGTGTGATTGtgtgttttgattttttacGAAAATTTTCAACCAAATTTTACAGTAAATAGAATCGAATCCCGTGACTAGTAGGAACATTagttatattattattttcgaaAAAGACGGCCTTAATTACATGGACTAGAACAAAGATCATAGTGGGCATTTTTACATATAAATCAAGCAAGCATTAACCATGTGTAGGCAGCTACATCCAGAATTAGGCATTACTCCCGCGTAAACTAGGACGACCACCCACTGCTTCACCTCGCAAAACAACCACAAGAAAGCCAACCCAGCATGCACACTTGCTCTAattccatctctctctcttactGATCATCCCTACCAACAAttgaaaaaccaaaaatcaaagacacttcctcttctttctcctttctttctttcatccCTTCACCTCCATCGAGATCTCCGGCCGGGCTGAGCTCGCTTCCCCTGCTTCTCCGGCAGAGGCCAGATCGAGGGGGGAACAATCATCATCCATCCAGACGATCGACAAGAGAAAGAgatccgtccgtccgtccgtctaCCAATGCCGGATTGATTGATCAAATTGCTGCAACATCGATCAAGAGATCGATCCCGTCCCGTAacggtcgatcgatcgatcaaaaAAGGTATTCGTTCATCCAGCGATCGATCTCCATTCTCCAATCTCCATACCCAAAATGATGGAGCCAGCGGAACACCAATCGGCGCCACAGCCATCGCCATCCCCGGCGCCGGTCTACACATCGACACCACTCAACAGAGAAGCAATCTCCATGGAAAAGGCCTTCGAGAGCAAAGCCCTGCCCCCCTGGAACGAGCAGATCACGCTCCGCTCAATGGTCGTCTCGGCATTCCTGGGCCTCTTCCTCAGCTTCATCGTCATGAAGCTCAACCTGACATCCGGCATCGTCCCTTCCCTCAACGTCTCCGCCGGtctcctcgccttcttcctcatgAAGACGTGGACGTCGGCGCTCGAGCGGTGCGGCGTGTTCCCGCGGCCGTTCACCCGGCAGGAgaacaccgtggtgcagaccTGCGTCATCTCATGCTCCAGCATCGCCTTCTCCGGCGGGTTCGGGACGTATATCCTGGGGATGAGCAGGAAGATTGCGGAGGGGTTTGATGAGGCCAGGACCAGTGTTAATGTCGAGGAGCCGTCGTTGGGGAGGCTGATTGCCTACCTGTTCTTGGTTAGCTTTGTTGGGCTCTTCTCCATTGTGCCGTTGAGGAAGATCATGATCATCAGCTACCGGCTCACGTACCCGTCGGGTTCTGCCACGGCGCATCTCATCAATAGCTTCCATACCCCCCAAGGCGCCATCCAAGCAAAGTGAGCAATTCTTCCATCAATCTCGTTACGTTTTGATAAAGTCCCATCGATCTCTTATTTTGTTAATTACATTTTGCACGGCGGATCTTATGATCTTGATTTGTCATCGTGAAATGTTGAGTTTGGTCatggtcaacaaaagttatgcGCCTTACATTTCGGAAACGGCGTTTGTTTTTTTGCAGGCAGCAGGTGTCGATCCTGTTCAAGTCGTTCGTGGGGAGCTTCATGTGGTCGCTGTTCCAGTGGTTCTACACGGCGGGGAACGGGTGCGGGTTCGGGTCGTTCCCGACGTTCGGGATGGAGGCGTACCAGCGGCGGTTCTACTTCGACTTCTCCGCGACATACGTCGGCGTGGGGATGATCTGCCCTTACATCATCAACTTCTCCCTCCTCATCGGCAGCATCATCTCCTGGGGGATCATGTGGCCGTACATCGAGAGCAAGAAGGGGCTGTGGTACGACGAGAAGCTCCCCAAGAGCAGCCTCCACGGTCTCAATGGCTACCAGGTCTTCATCTCCATCGCCATGAtcgtcggcgacggcctcTTCAACTTCTTCTCCATCCTGTTAAGGACCTCCTACGACATGTACCTCAAGCGGACCGGCCGCTCCAAGGCGTCCCCCATGcccttcgccggcgccggcgtcgccaTCAACGCGACGGAGCGGCAAGCCCTGAGCTtcgacgaccgccgccgcacccAGATCTTCCTCAAGGAGCAGATCCCCACcagcgtcgccgccggcgcatACATGCTGCTCGCCGGGATCTCCGTCGTCGCCATGCCGCACATCTTCCGGCAGCTGAAGCCGAAGCACGTGGTGTGGGCGTACGTGGCGGCGCCGATCTTCGCCTTCTGCAACGCGTACGGCACGGGGCTCACCGACTGGTCACTCTCCAGCAGCTACGGGAAGCTGGCCATCTTCATCTTCGGCGCCAACATCGGGGCCAAAGACGGCGGCGTGATCGCCGGGCTGGCCGCTTGCGGGCTCATGATGGGGATCGTCTCCACGGCGTCAGATCTGATCCAGGATTTCAAGACAGGGTACCTCACCCTGACGTCCCCGCGGGCCATGTTCGTCTCCCAGGTCGTCGGCACGGGGCTTGGCTGCCTGATCTCGCCGATTGTGTTCTGGATCTTCTACCAGGCCTACGACATCGGGCTCGACGAAGGCTACCCGGCGCCATACGCCAAGATCTACAGGGGAATTGCTCTACTGGGGGTGAATGGATGGAACCAGCTCCCGAAATACTGCCTGAGATTCTgcgccgccttcttcctcctcgccgtcgccatcTGCGCGCTCAAGGAGACGGCGAGCAACAAGGGTTGGTGGATCAGGGATTACATCCCGAGCGCGCTCGGCATGGCGGTGCCCTTCTTCTTGGGGTCGTTCTTCACCATTGATATGTGTgtggggagcgtgattctttGGATGTGGCAGCGGTCGGACGCCGTGCACGCGCAGATGTtcgcgccggcggtggcgtcgGGGCTGATCTGTGGTGACGGGATATGGTCGTTGCCGTCGTCGGTGCTGTCGCTGGGGAATGTGAACCCGCCCATGTGTATGCGGGTCTTCGACGCCGACACCAGCTTCAAGGTCGACCAGTTCCTTgagacgctgccgccgcctgtcCTAGCGTCATGAAATTACATTACATTACGTTATGTTATGTTATGTTACAATCATATACtatgttaattaattaattggatCCGTATTGGATATATACATATTCTTTGACCATTTTCTAGTTTGGGTGCGTTCTTGATTGATTTATGGGTTGATTTATTGACACAGGAGGGGTTAAGCTGGTTAGCTAGCCTGTATGTaagatacatttttctcttcTGTACTGTACTAATAAGTagtgctccctccgattctaaattcttgtctcataACTTGCAAACCTACTTGTAGTCTTGCACTCGTTCATTATTCAGTGTTTATCTTGAGGCCGGAGTTGATCAATTAATTGGTTCTTGTTTTTCCTTAATGATACATACAGTGGACAAACAAAAGGAATAGAACGATATCGTATTTCagcctttcaaaaaaaaagagcaagaTCCTGGCTCTCTTCTCTGAGGTCCATGCCTGCAGGGGTGTGTGCTCCCTGATCATCCACAGCGCACACCGacacttgaaaaaaaaaaagcaagatcaaCAGCGTCGTTTTCTGAGTCATTAGCATGTACTAAAATGTAGTTCTTAGTTTAGTTAACATTCAGGCTAAACGGTTTCGTGGTGTAGTTGGTTATCACGTCAGTCTAACACACTGAAGGTCTCCGGTTCGAACCCGGGCGAAGCCAAATTTCATTTTAATAATGCTATTGTAActagttttatttttctgctcACCAATTTTTGCTACTATCTCAAATATGCCTTTTTCTTTAAAAGCAATTGAACGAGCGATACAATAGTACGAGTTCAGCCCATGACTTCTGCATATGATTGTTCTACTGTACACATAATCATGTACACAACTTGTTGTGTTTGGACAGAAAGCAACACAATTCAGTTTATATTTACACAAACCTTGATGTGCTGTTTATTTTTTGGGTTGATTTCATTGCTTTTTAAAAGCACAGATATTTCCGACATATTACTGAATCGACAGAGTTTTCATGTCATTATTCAGCAATTTAGTGCAATGAACATGACAGATTAGACTACCAAcagtatttatttattgttagattatgttaattttttattgttgctttttttttttccttttcaaaacGAATCATCCGGAGAGAAAGGGACAAAATGCGGCAGAGACTAGTAGTCCACTGGAGCACAGCACAGATCTCCATCTCCgggctccggcggcagcgctcgcaccacacgcacgcacgaaGCTTCCACTGCGGGTTTGCCTGCCGTCGATATGGCCGGGGAACTGCGCCACCGTGGCGGCGAAGCggcgggcagcggcggggaaggaggagccgacgcccccgccgcggcgaAGGCcaaggtcggcggcggcgaggggaaggaggaggtggaggtggaggagggaaggaaggaggcgCTGGGGTGGCTGGAGTGGAGCCGCGGGTGGATGGGCGTGGTGGGGGAGTTCTTCTTCCAGCGGATCGCCGCCAGCCACCTCGCCAACCCGCTCGAGCTGCCCCCGCTCGACGGCGTCTCCGTCGTCGTCACCGGCGCCACCAGCGGCATCGGCCTCGAGATCGCCAggtcctcttcttcctccccctccctcctcccaccTGCTACTCActgctcctcttctcctctctcacGGATGGATGGAATTTTCGCTTGACGACCACTTGAGATGGGATCTTCCAACAATTCAGTCAATCATGGCCCATTTGCCAACTCTGGAGTTGCTGCTTGGTTTTAGGTCTAGTATCTGAATTCGAAGGATTACTTTATTTGCTAGTATTCGAAGAATAAATGTCACTAATTATACTTCGCTAGTAATAATTCGAGCGTGTCTAACTTTACGGTGGTGTTTGCTTTCGCTAAGGTTGGCAGATTTTGTACTTAAAGAATTCGTAGACTAATCCTGAAGAAAACAGTATATTTGAATAAATTCACTAGTTGTTTGGTCATGTGGAGAACATCAATAAACAGTTGAACCTGACTTAATACTTCACAAGCTGACTGTGTTGAACCTGTAAAATCGCTATCCAGTTTCTCTCATTTGAGGCAAGATTCTGCTGTTATGCGAGGTAACCAAAATCTTCTAGTTGGCTTCTGTTTCACAGCAATCGAAATTTTGTATGGAGTCATGTGATGCTTGCGTACTATATTATAGAGAAAATGTTAGGATCTTGAGAATGTGCACAGATCCAAATAAGAGGCTAATATCTTGCTCTGAAACTAATATTAAGTATATCTTTGGCCTCCTGATGGCACAGACAACTCGCACAAGCAGGTGCCCATGTTGTGATGGCAGTTAGGAGACCCAAGGTGGCGCATGATCTGATTCAGAAATGGCAGAATGAAAAACCAGAATGTTCCATGCCACTTAATGTCGAGGTAAATGTGAAGACTGAACACACTAGCTACAGAGTCCTGGTTGGTGAGTAGATAGTTCTGAATGTGTTGAATATATTATAATATTATATTGTGTGGCCTGATTGTGGTTCATGACATTCCATCCTTTTGTTATTCCTCGTTTGACACATGCGCATGAAGTTAGAGCTTCTAATTTTGTTGGCTCTTCTTAAGTTCCAAGTGAATTTTAAGCAGTATGTTACCTACACATATGTTCACATTTAGCATCATTGGTCAATTGGAAAGGAAATATGTTACAAGTGCATATATTAATTGCTAAAGACATTCCGTGATTTAATTGCATAGTATTTGACACTGTTTTGAATACTACCCTGAAGGTAATGGAGCTTGACTTGATCTCCCTCGACTCAGTTGCGAAATTTGCTGATGCTTGGAATGCTCGTATGGCACCCTTACACGTATTAATCAACAATGCTGGCATTTTCTCTATAGGAGGTCTGTATGTAACCTGAGTCTTTTGATTGTAGCATTTTAAATCGATCCAACTTGTGTGCTGCATAAAGAAGTATTTGGCTCTTATCGGTGATAACAAACTTTTGCCTTTCTGTAGAGCCTCAGCGGTTTTCTAAGGATGGATATGAAGAACACATGCAAGTAAACCATCTCGCGCCAGCACTACTGGCAATGCTGCTTCTACCTTCCCTTCTTCGAGGCTCTCCGAGCAGAATTGTCAACGTCAATTCCGTTGTGAGTTTTCTATTGGTACTAGTTCTGGCCGCTTTAGGTACAACAGATGCAAGTGCAACTTTAGGAACCAATGGAACTGGCCGCTAATTACAGTTTCCTGACCATGTAGACAATCTGTATTCACGCTTATATGAACATTTCAAAGAAGAGAGAGGCTAATTTTAAGTAATGGTATTCTAATGCCAAATGAGATTCATATGTAACCTTGAATGTACATTTCGAGCATCTAACAAGCTTGTGTATTTCAGATGCACACAATAGGTTTTGTAGATGCTGAAGATATGAACATTACATCTGGAAAACATAAGTACAGAAGTTGGTTGGGATACTCAAATAGCAAGTTAGCACAGGTATCCTAGTCGTTCTGCTTCATTGCAACGGGAGTATCAGTGTTTATGTTGTTTCATGTTACTTTGGCCTGAGATATTCTCGTTTCACACGCAGGTAAAATTTAGCAGCATTTTTCATAAGAGAATGCCTGCAGAGGCTGGTGTCAATATTGTTTGTGCCTCTCCTGGGATTGTTCACACAAATGTCGTgagtccccccccccccccccccccccccccctcccagTTTCATTCTTCGGGCTATTGTGTATTTTGTTTCAGATTAAATACCAGTCACTTAGCGATTTAACATGACAAGACAACAGATGAAAAGAAACACCAAATAAAAGGTGCATATCAGAATATGTTGTCAGAAGATTGGTTCACATCTATCCGAGTAAAGTCCACTGTTGCAGTGTTACCACTGACAACTTCTATTGATCATTCTGATGGGTCATGATTCCTTCATGATATATTTACCAACTCATTCTGCTTTCATCATATCTGTCTATCCCTGCATATTGACTTAATCACCTATCACATGACACAGGCGAGGGATCTCCCCAAGATTATTTTAGCTGCATATCATTTCATTCCCTACTTCATATTTGACCCTCAAGAAGGTAGGCTCCTGGGACTTTTGCATGTTATGTTTTGTCAGTTAACAACTATGTCTTCTGACTTCATTTCCTATCTAATGCAGGTTCAAGAAGTACATTATTTGCAGCATCTGACCCCCAAGTTCCGGAATACTGCGAGACATTGAAGTCTGAAGATTGGCCTGTTTGTGCTTGCATTAACTACGACTGCAATCCGATGAATGCCTCTGAAGAAGCACATAACCTGGAAACATCGCATCTTGTATGGGAGAAGACGCTCGAGATGATAGGTCTCCCACCAGATGCCCTGGAGAAGCTCATCGCAGGGGAACCTGTTCAGTGCCGTTATGGACAACACAAGGCAGAGTAGGAAGGATATCTCAAAGCACATGATCAACTTGATCCAGTTCAATTTTTGCTTTTCGAACATCAATTCGAGTACCGTTATTCTGCCAGTTTAGTGGTGGTTTCATATACTTGATTAGAGTTGCATACCATGTTTCCCACAGTTAGCTATTTTTCTACAAAAAAGAATAGAGGGTCTCGAAACTGGGTTTGTTATCGTGCAGCTTTGTGCGAAATGTAGGGCTTTGAGTtgtaaaaacatttttttggtGATCACGTAGTACTGCTTTGGGCGTTAGTGACACATTTTCAATTTATATTACAATTAACTTATATGCCTCTTGGAAATGAAGTCTCATGCGCTGCCAATACAGCAGTGAGGTATACGATGTAAAAAAACCTTATGAGTACAGGTGATAATGTGATGATCTAACTTAGAATATTTACCAACTGTTATACATGTACTGACATGCTCAACTATATAAATAGAACAGGCCAAAGTCAAGAACAAGAAATAGAACAGTGTACTTCCATACTTGATACTCATACAAGAGGCATGGGAGAAACGGAACATTTGAGGGTTAAGATCCAGATTAATTACAGGTATCACATCACTATGGGAAAAGTGACCCCCAAAAGAAGAGCCAAAACAACAACTAGGCACACAAGAATGACAGTTGCAAACTTTCTCTCCTCTCCAAGGGACCTAACGAACTTTCTGATTTGCCAATGGGCGAATGGCATTGTAATTCAGCATCCCGAGGTCGGTGACACTGACACCTAAGCATTTGGCGGccaaagctttggatcttgAGTTGTGTCCACAGCGGTTGGGGGCAACCAGTGCCACATCGCCATTCCAGGGAAGGCAGCGGGAATCGGAGCGCCTTTGTCGGTTGGAGCTTGATAAGGTGGTGCAAATGGAGGAAATGCAGCAGGATGGAATGCGGCGGGGTGAGGCAGATGAGGAACAAATCCTGTAGGAGCAACGCTCGTTGCTTTGACTTGCTGTTCCAGCCTATCCTTTTCTGCCTTCAGGCTCGCCTTTTCATCTCGTAGCTCATTCTTCTCCACCTGGAAAATAGCAGACCCGCATTTGTAAAATTAAATCCATGACTTAAGTCAGATCTAGCCTTCTCTAGGAGGTTGGACCAGAGAATTAGTGAAAGATGGAAAAACGAATAATTTAATTGGTATCCAATCAGTGATTGTCAAAATGGGCACAGCTAAGAACACACAAGAACTAGTTTCCGTATCGAGACTAGAAAAATCAGTACAATAGTGCATTTTCAGGTCAGCGCAAAAGTTGAATAGACATGATCAAGTATGTGGATGGCACAAGCAGTCCAAAATCAAACAGTAAGGAACAAAGTATTGTAGGAACAAGATACCTTGAGGTCCTTGATTGTCTCCCGTAGACTCTCATTTGATTGTTTAAGCTTTTCTGCCTCGCCTCTGAGTTGTGCCAACATACGAGCTGCATCACTCAAGATATTCGCTTTATCCAACTTAGCTTGCTTGCTAGGATTACTAGCCGAACACACTTCCAGACACCCTTGATTGCCAGGATTCATAACCGAACACAATTCAAGGAACCTgcaattgaaaaaaaaaagttggtaCAGACATGGAAGGCAAGAAATAGGTGTCTGCAAGTACATGCATCTTTTCTGCATGGAAGGGATGTTTTAAGGAATTAGGGGTATATATAACTATATACTGCCAGTTGCCCATACCTGTCATTCAGTTTTTCCCTCCTCATTTTCTCACGGCAAGCTTTGGACTTTGGACCAGATGAAGATGGTTCATCTCTACCTCTGCACAAATTCGAACTTATTATTGTGAATCCAGTATGGTGATCAGGCAAGAAAATGTCTAGTATGTTACAAACTATGTCAGTTGTCAGTATTAAGCAAATAGCAAGGATACAAAATGCTAAGATACCACATACAAATAAACTTTTCCATGCTTAAGAAAATGCAAGTAAAGATACtctttagaagaagaaaaatcagaagAGCAAGATACAGACCTTTTCCCTGAATTAGATTGCTCAAGACCACAGGCATCTCCACTGACATCCTCAATTCCAAGTCTGTCAAATAAAGAACAGTCGAATACAAATAGGAGTCATATTTCAAATGGGCAGTGTAGCCGCTCTCAATTATGCAAACAATGATTCCATCACAGATATTTTAAACGTTGAGTGCTACAAAACGCATAAGTCATGGAAAACCGTATGCCAGCTAGCATTTAGTACAGAATCACCCATCGCTAAAAGAAGGGCACAACAAAATCACTGATTGCCAATGATAAGCTTGCCTGAACTGCGCCAACAACACCGGCACCCATATTTGCCAATGAGACCTCTAGATTTCTGTAACAAGGGTTAGCCAGTGGTTCACTGATAATATCGAAACATCACCTATGACCTAATTTGCATTGCAGTTCTCTAAGCCCTGGAGACGCACGCATCGACTGCGATCTTCCCATTACAAGGAGGAGCGAATTGCGCCAAGTCACATCAATCAAGGCTGTGCAGGGACTCATATAAGCTCCCACTTTCTTcccagataaaaaaaatgtgcacGCAAGCCATGTAAGCGTACAGATGCATCCATGTAGATGTAGGTGTTAGAACTCAGAACAACAAGAACTGGTACGATAATACAAATAAATCTACAGCGACCGCGACGGCGACAGCGACCACGACAGCGATAGCGAGGGTAGTTCAAAATCCCGGGCACGGAATCACAAAGGGGGCTGCAATCTACTCTAATCTAACAAGAAgaataacaacaacaataagaagaagatgaaTCGGCTCCTGTCGCCGCGTCCGTACCCTCCATCGCAGAATACGGCGAGGTCTtccccgtcgtcgccgccgccggcgccgccgacgaggaaTTCTTCCACCGGGTCTCCCCCGCCGTCCATCATCGCGGTGGCCGTACGAGGAATCCGCGGCTGGTGCGGCGGGGCTACTAGGGTTCGCggtcgcggcggaggcgggcgatTGGATTGCAGGGAGAGAGGTTGGTGGTGGagggggaaggaaggaagtaGTGCGGCTTTTGCAGATTGCACCCTGGACGCCGCTCTTGCTGTGCTATATACTTAGGAGGgtgtttttgtgatttttcGAGATTTTGGAGGGTCTATCTGAGTAGTGCGACTGTGCgagtgaagaaaaaaaaagaattaaataACTGGTGGTGTAGGATTGCTTGTGTAGGGTTGCATGTGGCCCTGTTGATGATGACcatctttgtttgtttcttgtgATGTGATCCATTCGGGGTCAATGATTTTAGAACAAAAATGGGcaatttcttgttttttctgaAAGCAAACAAATGCAACAATATACTATAATTGTTTTTTTCAATGATTTTTGGAGTCACATGCACTGACTCAATAtatacaacaaaaaaaaaagcaaaggaGGATTCATCTCAGAACTGAGATAAAAGTAGAAATAGCAGCTCAGGCAATGTCTCCACCGTATCTGTATGATTTGTGGTGTGTGGGCTTTCTTTCTGTAATTTCAGCTACACCATCAGCTAAAGATCCATGAACACTGAAAAGTACACATCTGGTCCTTTTCCAAACACCAATTTTTTCCTATTTTATGAACATTCTTTGGCATGTACATCTCTGTTTGCCTAGTCAGATCAACGGTTCGGCATCTAACCAGCGGGGGGCAACTCAGGTTCGCCATGCGGGCGACTTCTCCTGATCGACATTCTCTTCCCACCAAGTGGCATTCTGCATGAAAGGATGGATCTCAGTCTCAGCTTCTACAACTGATGTTCTTATGAAATACAGGCGTGGAAGAGGGCGGTTCGAAAATGCAATTTACACATGTTGGTACCATAAaagttcttcattttcttACTGACTTTGCAGAACTGACGATCATGTGAAATAAATTGTTTCAGATCACTATGATTACCTGAAGCTGGTGCTGCTAATAAATGTTTCATTTTTCACACATTGAAGCACCTTTTATCCTATAAACTAAGTGAGATGAGATCCAGACCTTGTATCCTCTCCTGAGGAATTCAAGCGAgcttccttcctcttcttgcaAACCGAGAACTCTCAATAGTTCTTCCTTGGCCTAAAATTTAATAATATGGCACGTCATATTCTGACAATTCTTCCAGGATAAGTTAACTAAATTCGTTGATATGATATACTGTGGTGACCTGCCCCAAAGTGAACCGAGAAGCACTCTCTGCAACACATGCATAAGAACCATCAGCCTGCTTAAGCATGACTTGCCAGGGCCCTGAACAGACAAAAGTTTGCTAGATCAGTAGCTGATGGTGATGATAGATAGGGCATCCTAATATCCCTCCGGCAAAACTCTTTCTGTATCTGGTTACGGATTTCAATACAAAACTTCTTCTGTAACCTTCACAGAGAAGTCTTTTTGTATTGAAGGATACAAAAGCGTGTTAGAAAATGTCATCTTCTGAAGTGAATAAAAGCCAGGAGAAACTAAAATTCAGTACTGCTAATGGCAAAGACTACAAATCATATACTACCTGGGTATTGACGGAAGACAGCACCACTGTAGTTCACTATGTACGGAGTGACTGCGATTGTCTATATAGTAAAGGGGATGAAAGCTAGTTACAGACAGAAACACAAAGAATGATTAGTTAGGTAAATAAAACAAAGGATTACCTTGGAGTAGTCACGCTGTCTGATATAAAATACTGGTGTAAACTGAGAAAGAAACCGGTAATGCAAATCTTTTGGGGGAAATCCCAGAATCCCCAAGTCAGAACTGAAGGTTTGAAGTTCATATGTTATGTCTTCAGGCACTCAGAAAGCTTAGAAGGAGCAGGCTATCAAATGGAATATAGAAAACCTACCGCAAGGTATCTAGTTCAAGATTAAAGAGAACAGAAGGTGTAGATGGAGCAAAAGTTTCCTACACAACATAATGCACAAAGAATGAATTAGTAAAACATGCTAACAAACAGAGCTGGTAAAATGTTAAGTGCATTAATGCATTATTGATTCCAACTGTATGCGATGTGTATCTATGTGAAAAAAGAAGGCTATGAAATTATTTTATGATTCATTAATCATTCTATGGTGCATTATTGTAAGCAAATGCCATATTATAAATTAAGCCTGAACTTAAACATGCACTTTTGTTCAAGTGTTACAGTACTGGACGATGGTTGTAATTTATGGATTCCTATTCTATTGGATTTGATGAACATAAGATGCCTAAGGTATTTTCAGGCCTCTCTTTATAGAGTGATTACTCATGTGGATATGGCATCAAGCTCAAAGTGCGATCATGATC includes:
- the LOC100837588 gene encoding probable metal-nicotianamine transporter YSL8 — its product is MMEPAEHQSAPQPSPSPAPVYTSTPLNREAISMEKAFESKALPPWNEQITLRSMVVSAFLGLFLSFIVMKLNLTSGIVPSLNVSAGLLAFFLMKTWTSALERCGVFPRPFTRQENTVVQTCVISCSSIAFSGGFGTYILGMSRKIAEGFDEARTSVNVEEPSLGRLIAYLFLVSFVGLFSIVPLRKIMIISYRLTYPSGSATAHLINSFHTPQGAIQAKQQVSILFKSFVGSFMWSLFQWFYTAGNGCGFGSFPTFGMEAYQRRFYFDFSATYVGVGMICPYIINFSLLIGSIISWGIMWPYIESKKGLWYDEKLPKSSLHGLNGYQVFISIAMIVGDGLFNFFSILLRTSYDMYLKRTGRSKASPMPFAGAGVAINATERQALSFDDRRRTQIFLKEQIPTSVAAGAYMLLAGISVVAMPHIFRQLKPKHVVWAYVAAPIFAFCNAYGTGLTDWSLSSSYGKLAIFIFGANIGAKDGGVIAGLAACGLMMGIVSTASDLIQDFKTGYLTLTSPRAMFVSQVVGTGLGCLISPIVFWIFYQAYDIGLDEGYPAPYAKIYRGIALLGVNGWNQLPKYCLRFCAAFFLLAVAICALKETASNKGWWIRDYIPSALGMAVPFFLGSFFTIDMCVGSVILWMWQRSDAVHAQMFAPAVASGLICGDGIWSLPSSVLSLGNVNPPMCMRVFDADTSFKVDQFLETLPPPVLAS
- the LOC100838184 gene encoding dehydrogenase/reductase SDR family member FEY, which translates into the protein MAGELRHRGGEAAGSGGEGGADAPAAAKAKVGGGEGKEEVEVEEGRKEALGWLEWSRGWMGVVGEFFFQRIAASHLANPLELPPLDGVSVVVTGATSGIGLEIARQLAQAGAHVVMAVRRPKVAHDLIQKWQNEKPECSMPLNVEVMELDLISLDSVAKFADAWNARMAPLHVLINNAGIFSIGEPQRFSKDGYEEHMQVNHLAPALLAMLLLPSLLRGSPSRIVNVNSVMHTIGFVDAEDMNITSGKHKYRSWLGYSNSKLAQVKFSSIFHKRMPAEAGVNIVCASPGIVHTNVARDLPKIILAAYHFIPYFIFDPQEGSRSTLFAASDPQVPEYCETLKSEDWPVCACINYDCNPMNASEEAHNLETSHLVWEKTLEMIGLPPDALEKLIAGEPVQCRYGQHKAE
- the LOC100840541 gene encoding transcription factor ILR3 yields the protein MMDGGGDPVEEFLVGGAGGGDDGEDLAVFCDGGLGIEDVSGDACGLEQSNSGKRGRDEPSSSGPKSKACREKMRREKLNDRFLELCSVMNPGNQGCLEVCSASNPSKQAKLDKANILSDAARMLAQLRGEAEKLKQSNESLRETIKDLKVEKNELRDEKASLKAEKDRLEQQVKATSVAPTGFVPHLPHPAAFHPAAFPPFAPPYQAPTDKGAPIPAAFPGMAMWHWLPPTAVDTTQDPKLWPPNA